Sequence from the Pirellulales bacterium genome:
CGCCCGTTAATCCCAAGCCACGGTAGACCAGCATCAAGCCGCTGGTACAACTCGAAACCGCCACGGCATGTTTGACGCGTAAATGAGTGGCGGCGGCTTCTTCAAACGCACGAAGTTGCTTGCCTCGCGTGACCATGCCCGAGGAGATAATTTCGGTAAAATCGCTGGCGAGCTGCTCGTAGGGCGGCAGCGTCGGACGAACGATGGGCAAGAGTTGCTCAAACGCAGGGACGCCGCCAAGAACAGCGGGAACCAAATCCAAATTGCAACGAGGGGAATCCGACATTTATAAGCGCCTCAATCGGCTGGCGATCGGGGGATTGGGTCGATCTGCGATCGCGCGGAGATCAGTAAATATTACCCGTACTCCAGTATCCACTAGTTTAGTTCGCCTGTGCGAAGCGTCAATTCGCACCATGAAATCGTGCCAGAACTAGCTCGACCCTTTATTGCGCACAGCAAGATTGTGAGCGGCAACCAACATTGCTCGTGTCGAAACATCGACTGATTCGAGGCTATCCCCGGCTAACTCTCCAACCAGCCGGCGACCAATTTCATGGTACATTTGCTGCGATGCCGCGTGACGGTGGAATCGAATCTTTCTTAAAAATCGCCGGCTCGATTCGGCAGAATATTGCCGATCGTCAACGACAGTTGCCGTCCGATCGCCAGCAGTGATCCAAACAATTTCGCGCACTCCCAATCGCGCCGATCCATGTTTGGTAAGCACTAGCGAGAATGACGCTCCATTTTGTAAATCCATCAAAACCACAATGTCGCCGTTCGCCATCCATCGCGAGTCGATTCGCGTCGGCCGGGAAAAATTGTTGAGAAACAAGAAATGATCGATCCAATGGCAACCATTGCAAATAATTGCCCCCCCCGAATTTGGCCAGTGATACCAGTGCTTAGCCGGTAATGGGATCTCGTGAACGATGGCTCGATACGACAGTGCCTGATCTTGGCCTTCGGCAATCTCGGTTCGGATCAATTGGTTGACGGGGTTGTAACGCTTGTGGAACCCGGCGAAAAATCGGCCATGACTCGCACGCATTCCATCGAGGAGCAGGTCGAGCTGTGCGGTCGTCGTTGCAAGCGGTTTTTCGACAACGACATCGGCATTGTTGCGTAGCGCATGAATTGCGATCGGCGTATGAGTGTGATGAAACCCCGCGACGAAGTACACGTCGTACTCGTCGCCGTCTTGGGGAAACATCGAAGTTCGCGCTTCGTAAGAAGCATGATCGATCGGCCCAATTTGGGTGGGATCGATTTCGTACCAGCCAGAGATTTCAACAACAGAGCTGATTTTTGGCGCGATCACCGTCTTGGCATACTGCCCCATCCCAAAAATAACAGCGCGTTTTCGATCGGTTCGGTGTATCGATCGCGAAGGCGGCTGGATGTCGGACGAGGCGTCGCCGCCGGAAGAAAGTTGAACCAGATCTGGTGCCGGGCCTTTTTGCAGCACGTTCGGCAGCACGCGATCGAATACCTGGTCGAGTATCGATTGATCGAGTGCAACTCCGGACCACTCCGACCAAGCTGCAATCTCGTTCCAATTGAATTCCGGTACGGATAGGTCGCCGGTATAAACCGTGCTTTGATTCCAACGGCCGGTTTCTAGAGTAACCGGCCTCACCAATCCTTGGTGCAAGCAAACTTCATCGAGTGCGGCTGGATGAAATGGCGCAATAAATCCAACGAGGGAACGAGGACGCGTATCGCACGAACATCCTGGCCCTGCCTCGACCAACTCGCCCCAGCCGATCGCGACGTATTTGCGATTGCGTTCTCTCTCCGATAAACGCGAACGAATCTTTCGCCACGTTCCCGCAAGCCCGATATTTCGCACGTAATCGATCGCCTTCCGCCAATCGGCGCGATCGTAAGCGACAAAAGCGTCGTTAATCGGATGAACTCGCAGCCACAATCGAACGGCAATTCGAACCTGCTGTTCGTGCAAGTGATACGCGAGGAAGCCGTTCTTCCATCCCCCAGCGGTCAAGACGCGCATGCTGCATCCCTCGACGGTTGATGAGCACTAGGATTGACTCTGGCTGAGAGTGGAGTCAAGCGTTACCTGCGAATCTTTCATCGACGACCGTTATAGCTTTGATGTCGATGAACCATTGTAGAACCTTCGCAATTCGCTGTCGACATCCACACTCGCGGTTATCGTCGCAGCGGATTTGCACGCACCGCTCCGCTGGCCGGCGAGGGGCCGCCTTCGTTGACGGTCGTCGAGATCTCTTCTTCAAAGGTTGCTGCGCGAACTCCACCCGAGCGCAATGGATTGCCGGATGCCGCGCGAGATTCGGCCCCCTCAGCAGGGAACTGGTTCGGCGTCGAATTGGCCATCGATGGCTGTAGCAGGTCCGGTTCGACGGCCGCGGCCACGGGTCTCGCCGGCGTCAACCCAGGGCGACGTTGTTCGGCGGTTTGAAAAACTGGCCGCGACTCCTCGCGATGCTCGGCAACAATTCGAGATTGATGAATTCCAGATGGCTCATATCGCGCGAAACCCTCGGCGTCGGAATAACGCAACTTCAACCGCGGAGTCGCAACATGGCCGATCGGATTCGATTCTCGCCGCAGCTTGGTTGAGCCCAT
This genomic interval carries:
- a CDS encoding Gfo/Idh/MocA family oxidoreductase, translated to MRVLTAGGWKNGFLAYHLHEQQVRIAVRLWLRVHPINDAFVAYDRADWRKAIDYVRNIGLAGTWRKIRSRLSERERNRKYVAIGWGELVEAGPGCSCDTRPRSLVGFIAPFHPAALDEVCLHQGLVRPVTLETGRWNQSTVYTGDLSVPEFNWNEIAAWSEWSGVALDQSILDQVFDRVLPNVLQKGPAPDLVQLSSGGDASSDIQPPSRSIHRTDRKRAVIFGMGQYAKTVIAPKISSVVEISGWYEIDPTQIGPIDHASYEARTSMFPQDGDEYDVYFVAGFHHTHTPIAIHALRNNADVVVEKPLATTTAQLDLLLDGMRASHGRFFAGFHKRYNPVNQLIRTEIAEGQDQALSYRAIVHEIPLPAKHWYHWPNSGGAIICNGCHWIDHFLFLNNFSRPTRIDSRWMANGDIVVLMDLQNGASFSLVLTKHGSARLGVREIVWITAGDRTATVVDDRQYSAESSRRFLRKIRFHRHAASQQMYHEIGRRLVGELAGDSLESVDVSTRAMLVAAHNLAVRNKGSS